One Glycine max cultivar Williams 82 chromosome 6, Glycine_max_v4.0, whole genome shotgun sequence DNA segment encodes these proteins:
- the BZIP47 gene encoding bZIP transcription factor 47, with product MASSPCDCWPHSSSSSSSSIEHVWNDIKLASLSNSSVDLDLNNNNHSVSVSSFLNQPLSTFLTLTSTSSSSSVFHKHDHSLLSVSDPNTLQDQRHTRVIKNRESAVRSRARKQAYRKGLEVEISRLTEENSRLKRQLKELQRCLCSSHTPRMAAPCRTSSSPF from the exons ATGGCCTCATCACCATGTGATTGCTGGccccattcttcttcttcttcttcttcttccattgaACATGTCTGGAACGACATCAAACTCGCCTCTCTCTCCAATTCCTCCGTTGACTTAGACttgaacaacaacaaccactCTGTCTCCGTTTCTTCTTTCCTTAACCAACCTCTTTCCACTTTTCTCACTCTCACTTCTacttcctcttcctcctctgTCTTTCACAAACATGACCACTCTCTTCTCTCTGTCTCCGACCCCAACACCCTGCAAGATCAACGCCATACGCGTGTGATCAAGAATCGAGAATCCGCGGTTCGGTCCAGAGCCAGAAAACAG GCTTATAGAAAAGGCTTGGAAGTTGAAATTTCCCGTTTAACGGAAGAGAATTCCAGACTAAAAAGACAATTGAAAGAG TTGCAGCGCTGTTTGTGCTCCTCTCACACTCCCAGAATGGCCGCTCCGTGTAGAACCTCTTCATCTCCATTTTGA
- the LOC100792549 gene encoding la-related protein 1C: MVTTTVDSSSNHHSPTAADTSNNFPQKTMPSPWAQVVRGADAEPNDQSPPSSSSSSSLDSINSNGPAVQTSDIAVKPAWKKPEANGVAEVGPVMGAHSWPDLSESTKPTAKLTSDSSVKTAADEESTTTPQGPVTSDPPQKQATANAKPSPTPAMNYGMANRQRSMKQRGGANGNNVGSGPVQNNFSGTTPNLPPPPPPPPFPVLLMPPSTFAHGIPGAPVPTPRDPYRNNNWDARPQHGGFMPPMNEHRSPSHRGNAGHHPRGEGPYHNSYGNRRDQDRVGYANTRDAHVNQQRMPPRGLMRPPPPNPAPFMGPQPMRPLANPAGFPEYYYFPTLQFEPFGGMPFFTHAPPPAMFYPVAETPLTNTIANQIDYYFSDANLVKDEYLRSNMDEQGWVPISLIASFPRVRSLTSNIKLILDSLRTSTFVEVQGDKLRRRTEWMKWLPSVQLLAKSGSISPSESSSNNLAADFEKITVDDAKVNAKPTANDDAAGESSTQSQVPNDATTVSSN, encoded by the exons ATGGTTACCACCACCGTTGATTCTTCCTCTAACCATCACTCACCCACTGCTGCTGATACCTCTAATAATTTCCCGCAAAAAACCATGCCATCTCCGTGGGCTCAGGTCGTTCGCGGTGCCGACGCTGAACCCAACGATCAATCGCCgccatcttcttcctcttcctcgtccCTCGATTCCATTAATTCTAACGGTCCCGCCGTTCAAACAAGCGATATCGCCGTGAAACCTGCGTGGAAGAAACCGGAGGCCAATGGCGTCGCCGAAGTTGGGCCTGTAATGGGCGCTCATTCTTGGCCCGATTTATCCGAGTCCACCAAGCCCACCGCTAAATTGACATCTGACTCCTCTGTTAAGACTGCTGCTGATGAAGAGTCAACCACCACTCCTCAG GGTCCTGTTACTTCAGACCCCCCTCAGAAACAAGCCACTGCTAATGCAAAACCTAGTCCTACTCCTGCAATGAACTATGGTATGGCTAATAGACAAAGATCAATGAAGCAGCGTGGAGGGGCAAATGGCAATAATGTTGGGTCTGGTCCTGTTCAGAACAACTTCTCTGGTACTACCCCAAatcttcctccaccaccacctccgccCCCCTTTCCTGTTCTTCTGATGCCTCCAAGTACATTTGCCCATGGGATACCAGGGGCTCCTGTTCCTACTCCAAGGGATCCTTACAGGAACAATAACTGGGATGCAAGACCTCAACATGGGGGTTTTATGCCACCAATGAATGAGCATCGGAGTCCCTCTCACAGGGGCAATGCTGGGCACCATCCACGTGGAGAAGGTCCCTATCACAACAGTTATGGCAACAGGCGCGATCAGGACCGTGTAGGTTATGCAAATACTAGAGATGCTCATGTAAATCAACAGAGGATGCCTCCAAGGGGATTAATGAGGCCCCCACCACCTAATCCTGCTCCATTTATGGGGCCTCAGCCTATGCGACCCCTTGCAAACCCTGCTGGGTTTCCTG AATACTATTATTTCCCAACACTTCAATTTGAACCCTTTGGGGgcatgccatttttcacacATGCACCTCCTCCTGCGATGTTCTACCCGGTTGCAGAAACTCCTCTCACCAATACAATAGCCAACCAAATTGATTATTACTTTAG TGATGCTAATTTAGTGAAGGATGAGTATTTAAGGTCCAACATGGATGAACAGGGATGGGTTCCTATTTCTTTGATTGCAAGCTTCCCACGT GTTAGAAGTTTGACAAGCAACATTAAGTTGATATTGGATTCATTGAGAACTTCCACTTTTGTGGAAGTGCAG GGGGACAAGTTGAGGAGGCGCACTGAGTGGATGAAGTGGCTTCCGTCTGTTCAGCTTCTGGCCAAGTCTGGCTCAATATCCCCTAGCGAATCAAGTTCTAATAACCTAGCAGCTGATTTTGAAAAGATCACAGTGGATGATGCTAAAGTTAACGCCAAGCCTACGGCAAATGATGATGCTGCAGGAGAGTCCTCAACTCAGTCCCAAGTCCCAAATGATGCTACTACTGTGAGCAGCAATTAA
- the SSTP-2 gene encoding subtilisin-type protease precursor (The RefSeq protein has 4 substitutions compared to this genomic sequence), protein MKGNDTLLLHLFYTLLLFLGVRSSSSAGNGSNDVTNRKEVYIVYMGAADSTDASFRNDHAQVLNSVLRRNENALVRNYKHGFSGFAARLSKKEATSIAQKPGVVSVFPGPVLKLHTTRSWDFLKYQTQVKIDTKPNAVSKSSSVIGILDTGIWPEAASFSDKGMGPVPSRWKGTCMKSQDFYSSNCNRKLIGARYYADPNDSGDNTARDSNGHGTHVAGTAAGVMVTNASYYGVATGCAKGGSPESRLAVYRVCSNFGCRGSSILAAFDDAIADGVDLLSVSLGASTGFRPDLTSDPISLGAFHAMEHGILVVCSAGNDGPSSYTLVNDAPWILTVAASTIDRNFLSNIVLGDNKIIKGKAINLSPLSNSPKYPLIYGESAKANSTSLVEARQCRPNSLDGNKVKGKIVVCDDKNDKYSTRKKVATVKAVGGIGLVHITDQNEAIASNYGDFPATVISSKDGVTILQYINSTSNPVATILATTSVLDYKPAPLVPNFSSRGPSSLSSNILKPDIAAPGVNILAAWIGNGTEVVPKGKKPSLYKIISGTSMACPHVSGLASSVKTRNPAWSASSIKSAIMTSAIQSNNLKAPITTESGSVATPYDYGAGEMTTSEPLQPGLVYETSSVDYLNFLCYIGFNVTTVKVISKTVPRNFNCPKDLSSDHISNINYPSIAINFSGKRAVNLSRTVTNVGEDDETVYSPIVDAPSGVHVTLTPNKLRFTKSSKKLSYRVIFSSTLTSLKEDLFGSITWSNGKYMVRSPFVLTK, encoded by the exons ATGAAAGGCAATGATACACTTTTGTTGCATTTATTCTACACTCTCTTGTTGTTTCTTGGAGTACGAAGTTCATCTTCAGCAGGGAATGGAAGTAACGATGTCACTAACCGTAAAGAAGTTTATATCGTGTATATGGGAGCCGCAGATTCAACAAATGCTTCCTTCCGGAATGACCATGCTCAGGTTCTCAATTCAGTGCTAAGAAG GAATGAGAATGCTCTAGTACGGAACTACAAACATGGTTTCTCAGGGTTCGCAGCTCGTCTATCAAAAAAGGAGGCAACCTCAATTGCTCAGAAACCTGGTGTGGTGTCTGTTTTCCCTGACCCAGTTCTGAAACTCCACACTACACGGTCATGGGATTTCCTCAAATACCAAACTCAAGTCAAAATTGACACCAAACCAAATGCGGTCTCCAAATCTTCTTCCGTCATTGGTATCTTAGACACAG GTATATGGCCAGAGGCGGCGAGTTTTAGCGACAAGGGTATGGGTCCTGTTCCATCTCGTTGGAAAGGCACCTGCATGAAATCACAAGACTTCTATTCCTCCAATTGTAACAG GAAGCTAATTGGCGCAAGGTATTATGCTGACCCTAATGACTCGGGGGACAACACGGCTAGGGATTCTAATGGGCATGGAACCCATGTGGCGGGAACGGCAGCTGGTGTTATGGTGACTAACGCATCTTACTACGGTGTTGCGACAGGGTGTGCAAAGGGTGGGTCCCCAGAGTCAAGATTAGCGGTTTACAGAGTGTGTTCTAACTTTGGGTGTCGTGGGTCGAGCATTCTTGCTGCGTTTGACGATGCCATTGCGGACGGAGTGGATTTGTTGTCGGTGTCACTAGGTGCATCCACTGGGTTTCGACCCGACTTGACGTCCGATCCGATTTCGCTTGGAGCATTCCATGCTATGGAGCATGGCATCCTCGTCGTCTGCTCTGCTGGGAACGATGGACCCAGCTCCTACACCCTTGTCAACGATGCACCTTGGATTTTAACTGTTGCAGCTTCCACCATTGATCGAAATTTTCTATCCAACATCGTCTTAGGTGATAACAAAATCATCAAG GGCAAAGCTATAAATCTATCCCCTCTTTCAAATTCTCCCAAGTATCCCCTGATATACGGTGAGTCTGCCAAGGCGAATAGCACCAGCTTAGTTGAAGCAAG ACAATGCCACCCAAATTCATTAGATGGGAATAAAGTCAAAGGAAAGATCGTGGTCTGTGATgacaaaaatgataaatattcaaCTAGAAAAAAAGTTGCCACGGTGAAAGCGGTGGGAGGAATTGGTCTGGTTCATATTACTGACCAAAATGAAGCAATAGCATCAAATTATGGGGACTTCCCAGCAACGGTCATAAGTTCAAAAGATGGCGTCACAATCCTCCAGTACATCAATTCAACCAG CAATCCAGTGGCAACTATTCTAGCAACAACATCAGTTCTTGATTATAAGCCTGCTCCCCTGGTGCCAAACTTCTCATCAAGAGGGCCTTCATCGCTTTCAAGCAATATTCTCAAG CCTGATATTGCAGCTCCGGGAGTTAACATTCTCGCTGCATGGATTGGAAATGGCACAGAAGTGGTTCCCAAAGGAAAAAAGCCCTCACTATACAAGATAATCTCAGGGACTTCCATGGCTTGCCCGCATGTTTCAGGGCTTGCAAGCAGTGTCAAAACACGCAACCCCACTTGGAGTGCCTCCTCAATCAAATCTGCCATCATGACTTCAG CAATTCAAAGCAACAACTTGAAGGCTCCCATAACAACGGAATCAGGGTCGGTAGCCACACCTTATGACTATGGAGCAGGGGAAATGACAACATCTGAACCATTGCAACCGGGGCTAGTTTATGAAACCAGCTCCGTTGACTACTTGAACTTCTTGTGTTACATTGGATTCAACGTAACCACGGTTAAAGTCATCTCCAAAACCGTCCCTCGTAATTTCAATTGCCCCAAGGATTTGAGCTCTGATCATATCTCTAACATCAACTACCCTTCCATAGCAATAAACTTCAGTGGCAAAAGAGCCGTGAACTTGAGTAGAACTGTTACAAACGTTGGCGAAGATGATGAAACAGTGTACTCCCCCATTGTTGATGCTCCCAGTGGAGTGCATGTCACATTAACTCCAAATAAACTTCGGTTTACGAAAAGTAGTAAAAAACTAAGCTACCGAGTTATTTTTTCATCAACTCTGACCTCCTTGAAGGAAGATCTGTTTGGATCTATTACTTGGAGTAACGGTAAGTATATGGTTCGAAGTCCTTTTGTGTTAACTAAGTGA